GTTTGTTTTTTTGAGAGAATTTGAATCATAGAACGGTTCATGGCTTTTTGCATTCGATCAAAACTTGTTTTTGCTTCTCGAATTGCTTCGTTAGGATGGTTCCGTTGCAACCGTTTATGCAGAATCTCATGCTGACCTTTTTTTAAGATAGATAATCTAGAAGTTCCACGAACTAGCATCTCTGTTAATTTGTCAAGCTGTTCAAGTTTTTGTTCATAAAGACGGTGTGGATAGCGAAAGGCATATGATTTTTGAACACGGTTTAAGCGTTCTTTTTCAAACTTGAATTTCCCATTCATCGCACGGAGCAAGCGTGTTTGCCGTTGCAAAATCCTGTCCATTAACTCTTCCAAATGTGGAACAGCTAATTCTGCAGCACCAGTTGGTGTAGGAGCACGTAAATCAGCAACAAAATCAGCAATTGTAAAATCTGTTTCATGACCAACAGCTGAAATAATCGGAATCTTAGATGCAAAAATAGCACGAGCGGTTAGTTCTTCATTAAAGGCCCACAGTTCCTCGATCGAGCCTCCCCCACGTCCCACAATCAACACATCAATATCCTTCATGTTATTTGCCTGTTCAATTGCCTTCACTATGGAGGGGGCTGCCTGATCACCTTGGACAAGTGCCGGGAATACAAGAATATTTGCTATTGGATAACGTCTTTTAATTGTTGTTATTACATCTCTTATTGCAGCTCCTGTAGGAGAAGTAATGACGCCAACTGTTCTTGGATACAAAGGAATAGCCTTTTTAGTTTCAGATGCGAATAATCCTTCTGCCTCAAGTCTTTGTTTTAACTGCTCATAGGCTAAAAACAATTCTCCAATGCCATCTGGCTGCATTTCTTTTATATAAATTTGGTACTGGCCGCTAGGTTCGTATACAGTGATATCACCTTTTACAATCACCTTCATCCCATTTTCAGGTGAAAACTTCATGAAGCGGGACTGACTAGCAAACATCACAGCAAGAATTCGGGCTTTCTCATCCTTTAATGTAAAATACATATGTCCGCTCGAATGCTGTTTAAAATTTGAAATTTCCCCTCTTACATGAACATCATGTAAATGCGGGTCGGCATCAAATTTCCTTTTTATGTATTTGGTTAAAGCATTTACCGATAGATATCTTTGCTCCTGCATAACAAGTTCCTCTTCTCACCAATTAGCAAAACTGTCCTTATCTATAATAAAGTGAAATTCAACCATAATAGATAAGGACAAGAGTCTGCTTAATTTAGGTCTAA
The DNA window shown above is from Neobacillus sp. WH10 and carries:
- the xseA gene encoding exodeoxyribonuclease VII large subunit, which gives rise to MQEQRYLSVNALTKYIKRKFDADPHLHDVHVRGEISNFKQHSSGHMYFTLKDEKARILAVMFASQSRFMKFSPENGMKVIVKGDITVYEPSGQYQIYIKEMQPDGIGELFLAYEQLKQRLEAEGLFASETKKAIPLYPRTVGVITSPTGAAIRDVITTIKRRYPIANILVFPALVQGDQAAPSIVKAIEQANNMKDIDVLIVGRGGGSIEELWAFNEELTARAIFASKIPIISAVGHETDFTIADFVADLRAPTPTGAAELAVPHLEELMDRILQRQTRLLRAMNGKFKFEKERLNRVQKSYAFRYPHRLYEQKLEQLDKLTEMLVRGTSRLSILKKGQHEILHKRLQRNHPNEAIREAKTSFDRMQKAMNRSMIQILSKKQTNFDRILSTLQALSPLKIMERGYSLAYTEENILVKSVKQVKVNEHVQIQLTDGSLFCNVENIKEREISDQ